The sequence below is a genomic window from Ovis canadensis isolate MfBH-ARS-UI-01 breed Bighorn chromosome 8, ARS-UI_OviCan_v2, whole genome shotgun sequence.
GGGTTAAGACAGCAGAGCCTTGGCGTCTACCTGCCTGAGAGTGAGGCTGCGCTCTATCAATATTGGATCCTTAAGCAACCTAGACTTTAGatatttcatctgtgaaatggggaggtAAATTTGCCTACTTCAAgaagttgtgaggattaagtgacagCATTTTAGGGCTCTTCGacatgtgcctggcacatagtaagtgttcgGTAAATATTAGGTGCTGATGGTAACAGCGTTGGTAGTACTACTAGTAGCAATAGCATATGAGGATTAAGATGGCACATACTTCATTAATTCCCACTGCTCAACTCATCTAAATTGGGTGGAGTCACAATTCGAATTACATAGCTATCTGTTTCAAGTTTCtatgggctctttttttttttttttaagtattattctCTGGATGTGTTTGAAACATCAAATATTTGCCATACATGTATGGCTCAGTTTTACAAAGAACTGACCCAGCTAAAAGTCAACCAAGGAAACATGGTATTCCAGGAATTTTGGAGATTGGTATATGAAtgacatatgggcttccctggtggctcagaggtaaagaattcgcctgctaatgtgggagatgcaggtttgatccctgggtggggaagatcccctggagaagaaagtggcaacccactccagtattcttgcctggggaatcccatggacagaggagcctgggagcctaccgtccatggggtcgtaaaagagtcacacatgacttaagCTCGCCAGGTAATTTGTTACAaagcaatagaaaataaatatacacagttATGAATATTCAACTGAGGCTTTTCATTAATTGTGACTCCACCAAATTTGGATGAGTCGAGCAATGGGAATTAATGAACTATGTGCCATCTTAATCCTCATATGCTATTGCTACTAGTAGTACTACCAACGCTGTTACCATCAGCAcctaatatttactgaacacttactatgtgccaggcacatgtCGAAGAGCCCTAAAATGCTatgtcacttaatcctcacaccTTCTTGAAGTAGGCAAATttatctccccattttacagatgagatatCTAAAGTCTAGGTTGCTTAACTACATTTTACGATGGACTTGGAATACAGGTCTATGGAGAAGAAGACAATCCTTGTGAGATTTCTATTAGGAAAATCAAATGATAACAGGTCTTTAATCATGTCTGGAAAACAAGACAGAATAAGTGGCCCTGGGAATTTCCAGTCCTACAGTGGAGTCTTACATGGCTAATCACAGACGTGACTATTCCAGCCCCATTGGCCAGAACATGTTACCTAATTAAGGTACCCTCTATGCCATGCCATTCACATGGGAATGCCATTCAATGGGAAGACTCAAGGAAATGGGGTTACAGGACCTGTGTACGAGCAGGGTAGGAATCTTAGAATTCTCCCTACCACCATACGTGATAAAGTGAGAAACCAGGAAATGGGGGGTTACAGGACCTGTGTACGAGCAGGGTAGGAATCTTAGAATTCTCCCTACCGCCATACGTGATAAAGTGAGAAACCAAACATGGCCAGAGATAATCAAATGTGGCTTTAGCTGAGACAAGAgaatcagagaagcctggcatagcTTGTGGGCAGGTTCTCTAATTTCCTCGAGTCTGAAGTGAAGCCAAGCTTTCACTGGTATAAAAAGTCAAAGGCATATTCCAGCCTGGGAGCCTACTGGTGCATGAAGAGACTTAGGTATTATGTGAACCGCCCCCCCAAGGCTGGTGTGGATCTTCTGGAATCTAGAAGGCCACAATCCAATCTCCAGCATAAAATTTATGAGACTGTCTACCTGAGATTTCCAATGTATTACATGGGGTAACATCAGAAGATGAAACGAGAAAATGAGACCATGTAATATAATTGCTTAAGAAGGTAGGattctcctaaggcaaaagaaaaaagtgcCACCTTCCTTGGCAGAATAAAGGAGCCAAGAGCTTAGTGGGTTGGCCATCTCTATAGGCAGAAGCCAGATGGTGACACATCGATGCCTTGGATAACATCTGACTGACTATAGCATGTGAACACTGTAGCCAAAATCATTTACATTTACATCAACTCTCTGCTCTTAATCTTAGATAATCCTTCCATATTTATACAGTTATACACTATACATATGCGCTGTTTGCACAGCATCATGCCAAGTCTTGGCATGAtgaaattaatttcttctttcctgttgCTTGAGAGGCTCTAGACTAGCACTGTCCAAGAGAAATATAATGCAACcatatacataatttaaaattctctAGTAGCAATGAAATGGGTGAAATTAACTTTAAGAATATGTTTAATTTAACCCAGTATTTCCAAAACATTATCATTTCAACACGTAACCAATAAAGAAATCATTAATGACATACTCCTTATCTTTGTACTGTCTCTGAAATCCATTGAGGCCAACGCACCTTACTTCAGGCCAGTCACATTTCAGGGGCTCATGGTCACGGGTGGCTGATGGCTCCTGCAGTGGCCAGCATAACCCTAGAATTCTAAGGCTTCTGGTCATGGGCATTTAACTTCAGCTCTCATTTCTCTTTGTACTCACTTTCTAGATAATCTCATCAGCTCCAATCCTTATTCAGTGTTGTCCTGTGTCACTTAGGACAACTGTTAAATATGCCTCCATCTTGCACCTTCTGCTGTGAACTCTATTGCTAGACCAGGTGCATCAGGTTAAACATGACTCAAAGCAAGTCCCCTGCCCCGCAACTTCCTCTGatttctttcccagcttcaggatctCTTATAACTCCAAAGTGTCTTTATCCCTTCTCTGTTCTTCTGTCTCAGTAGAGACAtgtcttcctttcattttcttcttcatggtTAATATAAtatatgcttttctttctttctttgtctaacACCTAACCCACTGATTCAGGTATCTGTCATATCTCACTTGGGCTTCCTGGCTATTAACCTGCTTGTTCCAAAACTATATTCTAAACATTGTTTTTCTACCTGAACactatttatattatatacatatataaaaccaaTTAATAAAGccaatatttaaagtatatacacTATCTACAttagattctttaaaatattacttaaatatGTACCCCCaactgaaagaataaacaaattatgatgctttaaaaaggaaaacagaggctTCCCtactggtctagtggttaagacactgagctcctgatgcaggggacctgggtttgatccctggtcagggaattacccacatgctgcaactaaagatttcacatgcctcaactaaaaaagatcccgcatgccacaactaagacccggcacagccaaataaatacatacttaaaaaaattaaatgtaaactaTATATTATGTTCAATATAATATACAGTGGAAGCCATGTAGACAGATAGTAAAGGCCACAAAAATTCAGAGCCTAGAAAGTGCACTTCAGCCACCATGGATATAATATACAGTGGAAGCCATGTAGACAGAGAGTAAAGGCCACAAAAATTCAGAGCCTAGAAAGTGCACTTCAGCCACCATGGTAAGGAAAGGCTGATGCAGAACATGCACAAACCTTGAGCCCCTCAGAGGCGAGTGGGAGGAAGAAAATGCCTCCTGACCTGAGCAAGCATGGGAGtgagcaacacaagagaagatgtgCCTTTCCAGCCCCTGAAAAACAAGGATTAAAATCCAGATCCTTTACTCTATAGATTGTTCTAGTGTCTCCTACCCCATCCCCCTAAAAGTTCTTAGCCCTGGTTGCACAACAAAATCAATGGGAAGTCTGTGAAAAAAATGGTCCCCCTACAGTCCATAAATAATTAAACAATTTCCAGAGCAGGGCTCCAGTCACAAACCTGGTATGAAGGTGCGCAGTCATAATTCAGTTCTGCCCCTCTGCTCTATATTTTGACCTGGGCTAGGAATAACTTTGAATTCCATATCATAGAGAGTGGTGTTATTTTAGAGCTGAAAGGAGCTGCACATTATTTGTCCGAATCTTTCATTTTATCAATGAGGAAACAGGTCTGGGAAGATTAAAATCTCACGCTGTGGGACTTCCTTGATGTTatggtggtcaagaatccgcctgccagtgccggggacacatgttcgatccctggtctgggaggatcccacatgccgcaggacaACTAAGTTTGTACGCCACAACTACTAGGACCGCACATCTATAGCCcgagctccacagcaagagaagccaccacaacaagaagcccacaggccacagctagagaaagctcagcacagccaataaataaattaacacatGCTGTTTAGGGACATGGCTAAGACTGGCACCCTTCTCTTAAGCAGTAATACCAACTGGACAGACCAGACAGAAGGATGGTAGACCCAACACTGGCACTACAGCTGTGGACAGACAATTAAGGATCAGAGGACATCACATGGAGTAACCAGCCTGGAAGGACACCCAGCTGGCAGCCAAATGGACAAAGCCGGGGCTCATTAAGCAAGGATAATCCAGGAATCCTTCAGGAACAAGATGAAATGATGGCTCTCAAACTGAatggatatgtatggctgagttccctttgctgttcatctgaaactatcaaaacattgttaatcagctataccccaatacaaaatcaaaagttaaaaaaaaaatcaactgagaGCCTATTAGAAATACATCTGTCTGGGTCCCTCCCTGGCTCAGTTAATCTGGGGTGGGGCCAGGGAAGGGGCATTTTAACAGGTCCTTGGGTGATTCCGATTGTTATTGGCTTCCAGAGACTGGCTCCTTTACTCAAGGATAGGCTAGTTCTGGGTCGATACCTACCAGCCGTAGGTGGTCAGGACACAACATAGGGAAGAATAAGACAGATCACTCCTGCAGAAATAAGTAAGTTTAGAATTTACAACATAAGGATGGTTTGTTTTCTATTGAAATCCTCTGaagaaagcttttaaaatctatatCTTCAAATGGCTCAGCTCTGTAGCAAATAAGCAACAAGTACAGCAATgccatttctgttatttaaaaatctgctccatatatatttaaaaaaaaaactgaatcaaaaaatgggcagaagacctaaagagacatttcttcaaagatgaGCTggccatacagatggccaacaagcacataaaaagatgctcaatatcattaattatcagagaaaagcaaatcaaaactacaatgaaatatcaattCACATCTGTCCAAATGGCCAGCATCACAATAATAAACAATacatgaatgctggagagggtatagagaaaagggaatgttctTGTACTAttgataaaaatgtattaataaactggtagaaccactatggagaacagtatggaggttacttaaaaactaaaaagagaacttccatgtgatccaacaattccactactgggaatatacccagagaaaacttaaattcaaagaaacatgcaccccagtgttcattgtagcactatttacaatagccaggatatggaaacaacctaaatgtccatcaatagaggaatggataaagatgtggtacgtatatacaatggaatactattcagccataaaaaggaaggaaactgggtcatttgcagatacatggatgggcctagagactgtcctacagagtgaagtcagtcagaatgagaaaaactattaacacatatatgtggaatctgtagttacaaagcagaaatagagatacagatgcAGATAACAAATGTATAGCCAccaagggagggagggggtgcaatgaactgggagattgggattgacatgtataccctgctgtgtataaaataaatcacTAATGAGAGCCTACTGTACCCAGGAACTCTACCCAGTGCTCTAtgatgatctaaatgggaaggaaatccagaaaaagaggggtggtatgtatacatatagctgattcctcttcctgatactgggaaaaactgagggcagaaggagaagagggcgtcagaggatgagatgattggatggcatcaccaatgcgatgcACATAACTtgggcaagcttcaggagatggtgagggacaggaaggcctggtgtgctgcagtccatggggtcacaaagagttggacatgactgggcaactgaacaacaacatagctgattcactttgctgtacagaagacactaatacaacattgtaaaacaactatactccaataaaaattaaaaaataacaagataAGTGCTCCCAAAAgactaaaaagttaaaagaaatatgCTAAGAATTTTTAAGATAGATTTTCTCATTTGAATGTTCTAGTACCTTTAAAGTAGATGCAATAGGTGGCATTACCTCTGCTTTACTGATGAATAAATACGTCTAAGTTCATCTAAGTAGCAAGGAGGAAACTAAAGTCTACATTTTCTAAATCCTGGTACTGTGGAAGCAGAATGATATGGTTTAGACAGtgagtttcagagtcagacagacctggatggaatcttagttccaatACTGAACAGTGTGGTGACCTTGTACAATTTATTTACTTGTCTTCTCTGagtttcaattttcttatctgtaggatgGAGATAATAGTACCTTCCTCGTGGGGTTGTgcagattaaataattttttaaatgtctggtaCATAGTTGCTGAGTAAGTATACATACTTAAAGGTTTAAGTAGAGAAAACAATCTTCTCCATATGTAACACATACAAAAGTTGGGATATGATTCCAATTGATAAGGATAATATTGACAGAATTTTGATCTTCTAGGTTGCCTAGCAACCACAACTAACATAATACCACAAGCTACCAGAGTTGTTTTAATGAAATCAGGAATTCAGCTGCTCTTAAGGAACTGAACATTGTAAGAAGACAGAAGGATTCTCCTATGAATTTGGAGTTGTGCCGGACATCTTAAATAATCCCTCAGTCAAGAAATCCTCCATTTCTGTTCCCCTAGGCGACAGAAGATGTTAGAACATCTGTTGACCTAGATAGAGAGAGGatggaaaaggcagagaggacTTGTTCCCCTGTATCAGTGTGTTCAATCCACATTCCCTGAGTGCCAAGGGTCTGAAATACAAAAACATTTGTCTTTACCCCTTAATAATTTTGGAATCAAGAAGAGGAAATGAGTCAGTGTTGAACAGTAATACAGCAGATTATTTCATGAGTGGCTTTCTATGTCTATGTCCCCAGTAGTATTCTTAGCATTATGGACTGAACTGGACAAGCAGATATAGCCTGTCTCAAATATCCACTGTTAGGATTATTATTTTCCTGGCAAACCATCCTGGCAGAATATTCAGCGGGTCTCCCAACACATTAAATCAGATCTGCAGCCTTGAAAGACACACTGCCTGCTGGGGAGAGCGTGAAGCTGAGTAGAAGAGGACTTGAACTTACAGCTTTGTGACTTACTGTGACTTTTACCtgaagcaagttacttaacctgccTTGGTCTCCACCTTTCTCATTTATAAGCTAAGCATGATGGTTTAGATACTGCCTCGCTCATAGCAGTAAGTGTGAtgctgtgagataataaatgtacaCGTTCTGAACCCATAACTGCCATTTCAGGTTAATCTTCATCACTGTGCCACCCAATTTATATCACATTTAGTTGAGCATCCTTGTGTCTGCCTTTacatttctttattcctttgaaCTCAGACTCTGACAATGTAAAGAGTAAAAAAGGGAAAAGCTtggaaatattttgtttatttgcacTTTATCTCCATCATTTGTATCCCCATGTGTTAACTTCTTTTGCGGGGAAGATCAACTACGTAAGAAATCCATTGTGCTCCTTTGACATTCCAGCATTTATTTACCCCAAAACATGACTTGAGGCCTCCAGGCCTTTGACATAGGCAGCTGGTTGATGAGTCGTGTCCAGCATTCATACAGGGCTGCTGGCACATGGCAGAGGAACACTCGGGCTCGTCACCTGCCCCTGTCAGTTCTTCTAATAAAGTACATCTGTTTTGGTGACTGAATAAAAACACACCAAGTGGAGAAAGCCTGGGTGTGGAGTAATCTAATCAGGGCAAGTCAGCACTCTTTGTTGAGTGATACAGGATCAAGGGTAGGAAGGTGGTTTGGTAGCAGCTTATTGAAACAGAAGCTGACTGGAAAGGGCCAGAAACACAGTTCCTCATATAATTATAATGGGTCACACACCAggaatgcagggggcccagtatATTATTCCCCAAGTCAAGAGTTTAAGGGGTAAGTTTCCAATAAACTCCCTTCTGAATTACCACAAACGTTTCACATTAGCATCATTTTAGcaatttgttgaggattttaaATTTCCAGGAAGTTCAAATCCAAGTTCAGAGCTCCACTGGTAGTGCTTTTTAATATTGCTTTTGTGGCTATCTGCTTGGCATCTTGAGGAATTAACTTAAAATACTtgagtttttaaagtaaaacagcAGGGAGACTGACACTTGCGGTCTGCATGTCACACTTCTCAACTactcactgtattttttaaaaatgtttctttgttgTGAATATGCAGTGATAtataactttgggttttgtttaaagaagagaaaggaaacatgTTCAGAGTGTCAGTCGGCCTTGAGTCTCATCCCTCACAGAGGGATGGATGGAGTGATAATTAGAGGGATGCAGAATGTTTGTATTTGAAAGCAGCATAAGTAGAAATAATACAGTTGTAAGTTATAGGTCTgtgttattttttcttgttttaatgatTCACCTGGTGATGTTCTTAAAGTCATTCCTTGCTGAGAAGAGAATCACTATCCAGGATGAAAAACCAGGAACTTGAGCAGTAGCAGCTTCTTTATTTTCATCTCTAGCTCTGTTGGTAGTGAAATGCTGttccttttttaatttcagcTAAGTCTTTTTCACCTCTGTAGGTACTTTTTTTCTATGAGACTAGATCTAtgttatttgatattttattaccaggtgttctggaaaaaaaatctatctcaaaataaaaacaatatagcACACAAGTTCAAGGTTCTTGAATGTTATCTTggtttcaaaaacatcaatccaATGAATGCTTCATATTGAAACCATTTATTGTTACGAAACTTGGTGATAAATGATATCTATCCTACGGCTCTGTCATCATGGTTAAATCTCTCCTGAATGAGATCACGTATTAGCATTTTTACCATATGGCTGAAAGGGTAGAGAATATATGTGCAGAGGAACTAGTCGCTAACGTTTTTGACCATCTGGCAAATAAATGTGTAAGTAGCAGGAACTTTAATATTACTTATTTAGTTATATACATGCAACCTTTAGCCTGAAAGAGCCTCTAATACAGTAAAAGAGAACTGAATTTCTATTTCTCAAGTAATTTTGATCTAATTAAACATTTTCACAGTCTACCATGTGCTCTTAAAGCCTGACTCCTAATGGTGTGTTTCTTACATTGATTGATTAAGGCTCCTTACAGTGaccattttaaaatctctctcGTGAGAGACCACACGATTGGATCTGGCATGCAGGCTTAAGTGCTGAAGTTCTACTCTGCCATCAACCACCGTGTGGCCTAGGATAAAttagtctctctgagcctcaaattCTTCATGTGTAAAGAGTGAATAACATATTGTCAAACAACATCTCTAAAAGGGCGGGCCCTGGAAGATGTAAACTGATGCATCAGAATCACGCGGGGAGCTTGTTCAAAATACCAACACTGAGGCCCCACCCATAGAGATTTCTGACTCAGTATATCCAGAGATAGTCTATAAATCTGCATTTTTAGTCACTATTATGAAAGACTCTGAGGTACACTGAATTACTGTTATAGAAACCAGCTGATTATAGCACTTAGCTTTGTCGAAAAATACATAATTAGCTAATTGTAACAAATACTAAAATTTctgtaaattatttataattaagcCTGACttgaaaatatgcatttttttctatcctagaaatgtaaatgtatttgtgctgaatatattttaacttcATAGAAAGTAGGATGTCAACTTGAATAAGTAAAATGCTGGTGATTCATTAAATACATTTCTCAATTCTGTTTAATTAgaatcctgtttttctttcttacataGGCAACAACAACATATTTGTCAGCTAGAACTAAATCAGAAGCCCAGATGAATTTAAGGATGCTAGCATGGGATTCTTAGTTTTTCAAGATCCACATACACCAAACCCGTAATCACCCCAGCTCCAATGtccgggctttctctggttttgtGAAGACTCAACTCTGATGATGGAAAAGCAAAGGACTTAATTATTTGCTTTGATATTATTTAATATCGACTGAAAAGTGGATACAGTACACCAGCCATGGAAGGAAATTCAAGTCTATGGAAGAACCTAATCGATGAACACCCTGTCTGCACCGTCTGGAAGCAGGAGGCTGAAGGAGCCATCTATCATCTAGCCAGTATTTTATTTGTAGTAGGTTTCATGGGTGGCAGCGGGTTCTTCGGGCTCCTTTACGTCTTCAGTTTGCTGGGATTGGGTTTTCTCTGCTCTGCTATCTGGGCCTGGGTAGATGTCTGTGCAGCTGAcatattttcctggaattttatATTGTTTGTCATCTGCTTCATACGGTTTGTTCACATTGCCTATCAAGTTCACAGCATAACTTTTGCCCGAGAATTTCAGCTGTTGTACAGCTCCCTCTTCCAGCCTCTGGGGACCTCTTTGCCTGACTTCAGAACTATTGCTATGAGCTCAGAAGTGGTGACTCTGGAAAAGGAGCACTGTTATGCCATGCAGGGAAAAACCTCCATTGACAAACTCTCCCTGCTTGTCTCAGGAAGGTTTGTACTCTTGGCACTTGTGTGTCTTTCCACTTTATTACTTACTAGCTTTTGTTCCTTTTCGCTGCATTTTCCTACCTCAGTGTAGCATAGTCCTCAGCAGCATTTAGTACTCTCAGGCATGAGAAAACCCTTGACACATGAGTCATTTACATAGGCATTTAGAATACATGGTACCATTTACTTGAAGCAGGATATAATTTAGTCGTAATATTTCTTTGTAGAAATCAAAGGTAGGAATTGGTTTGTCTGGATATGCTATTTGTTTCCAAACTAATCACTTAGAGTCAAGAAAAAGATGATGCCAGTTTGAATGAATAGAATACTTATAGTTATTTAGCATACAAAGTATTTGAAACATTCTATTAGGGCATTCTTTTAAGTAATAGAGaccatttaaattttataatgatcatttttttcagtaatttctAGCAAATGCCCACTTGCTCAACGGGGAagtgtactatatataaaatttgaaaaaaagtttGAGGGAGAAATAGGAATGTGATTATTCAggttttttaaaaggttaaatatTTAGTTTACAGAGATATTTCCATTGGTACGTCTTTATGTTCTTCAGAGTTCTACTTAATTTAAAATCTGACTGAGTGCATTGAAACTtgtaattataatatattatacacACCTAAATGGGCACATATCAATGTACAGTTTGATGAATTTTCTGATGAATTTCACCCACTGTTCCAGAATCCTAACTATGGGAGGAACAGCAGTACATAAATTTTACAGGAGATTTTTGTCACTTATTATAATGTATGAATTTAATATTTTGCCCTTCAAGATTTTAAAAGCCAAAAGAATCATCAGAGATCACAAATACTGCTCCCTGCCCTTGTCACCAATTTagttctttctccttccctcctgacTGATGTCCTTTGTGTCTGGGTAGGATCAGAGTGACAGTTGATGGCGAATTTCTGCATTACATTTTCCCCTTCCAGTTCCTGGATTCTCCGGAATGGGACTCACTGAAACCCACAGAAGAAGGCACTTTTCAGGTAAGGGATAACTAGACCACACCGTGAAAACTGCCTCTTTCAACCAGATATACGCTGCTTGTTTAAAAACAGGCAAACAAGCAAACAGAGCAGCAGATGACATAGGAGTAATTTATACTTTGGAATGTACTTGGTAGCATGCATGTCTTCCCCATTCTGCTTGAGTCTTACTGATTAATGTCACTGTATAGGTCCAGCAACAAGGAGAAGATTGGGTATCCCATAGGACAGAAAGAAGTCTGTGAAAAATACTCTTAAATTTTCCTTTGCTTAACTGAGTACATgggaattaaaatataattaattgatATTTGACTCTAAACACTGCCACCTGTCACAGTTTAGAAAAACATCAAGAATGAAAATCTGTCCTTATGACAAAATAAgtgacttttaaaattcaaaatgtgaTGAATTTCAGTTGTTTTCTAGCAACAAAATGCTAAACAAAATGTCATTACTATGCTGCCATATCTGGTAGTATTGAAAGATAATGCTTGCGGT
It includes:
- the POPDC3 gene encoding popeye domain-containing protein 3, with the protein product MEGNSSLWKNLIDEHPVCTVWKQEAEGAIYHLASILFVVGFMGGSGFFGLLYVFSLLGLGFLCSAIWAWVDVCAADIFSWNFILFVICFIRFVHIAYQVHSITFAREFQLLYSSLFQPLGTSLPDFRTIAMSSEVVTLEKEHCYAMQGKTSIDKLSLLVSGRIRVTVDGEFLHYIFPFQFLDSPEWDSLKPTEEGTFQVTLTAETDCRYVSWRRKKLYLLLAQHRYISRLFSVLIGSDIADKLYALNDRVYIGKRYHYDIRLPNFLQMSSPEMSKSSLTEHFQNSRRYCDK